A genomic stretch from Pseudochaenichthys georgianus unplaced genomic scaffold, fPseGeo1.2 scaffold_943_arrow_ctg1, whole genome shotgun sequence includes:
- the LOC139433678 gene encoding uncharacterized protein — protein sequence MTNAEVRKADTTGTAFGYLVHVSNHKTANAFGEAQLYLTVEEFGWMKRWLEIKGTLTCTQSRYFLYTEGKNPFRKLAYSLRLAWADVGLRSPINFTDLRTVHADNAKRFQDKGNRQRVSDFMCHNTATADKFYANNPSLKEAADIRLLFTQSLQAAAAASTAAAGNEDTFAGIDIDSDNSGEEHSPAPYQDSLPRHVPKRDQSLAEHNPSDMGEERVPYSAPTSPTVASDQLVNMQCVVVISPLVNTLYPV from the exons atgaccaacgccgaggtccgaaaggcggatacaactggcactgccttcggctacctggttcat gtaagtaaccacaagacggccaacgcgttcggggaggcgcagctgtacctcaccgtagaagaatttggatggatgaagaggtggctggaaattaagggtacgctgacctgcacccagagccgttactttctgtacacagaggggaagaacccgttcaggaagcttgcctactccctgaggttggcatgggctgatgtggggctccgcagtcccattaacttcaccgacctccgcacagtccacgccgataatgcgaagaggtttcaagacaaaggcaaccgccaaagagtgagtgatttcatgtgtcacaacactgcaactgcggacaaattttacgcgaataatccttctttgaaggaggctgcggacattcggttgctcttcacacagtcacttcaagcagcggcggcggcatcgacagcagcagcgggaaatgaagacacttttgcgggtattgacatcgacagtgacaactctggagaggagcacagcccggctccctaccaagactccctaccaagacatgtcccgaagagggaccagtcactggccgaacacaacccctcagacatgggtgaagagagggtgccatactctgccccaacttcacccactgttgccagtgatcaacttgtaaatatgcagtgtgttgttgtaatcagtccccttgtaaatacgttatatcctgtttga